One window of Nicotiana tomentosiformis chromosome 11, ASM39032v3, whole genome shotgun sequence genomic DNA carries:
- the LOC138901691 gene encoding uncharacterized protein, with product MEYFLIAEDYELWTIVNQGPLILTKQNAQSETVPKDPSEFVAADFRMMEKNTKAKKILICGLSPDEYNRISVCSNAKQIWDALQTAHEGTNQVKISRIELLMRNYELFSMKESEPIQNMITRFTIITNELKSLGNVFASEELVSKVLRILPASWESKVTTIQEAKELDKISLDELVGNLKTHEMRKIELRKEEPKKDKALVLKSFEDDESNYDDHDLAIFSKFKRFMNNSKSSSKKETSSKHKQINKANYDGCYKFGKLDHMVKNCPMWEIQRRKERAEKEKQEKMRENGSNKETILGKRFTEEMKQAFLAAYEDSGSDQEEENKDEAISLYAVIDEHQVVKIEPPGQLGMHIGRPPLFDEHHYDE from the coding sequence ATGGAATATTTCCTGATAGCTGAAGATTATGAATTATGGACCATAGTAAACCAAGGTCCTTTGATTCTTACTAAACAAAATGCACAAAGTGAAACAGTTCCTAAGGACCCCTCCGAATTTGTGGCAGCGGATTTcagaatgatggagaagaatacaAAGGCTAAGAAAATCCTTATCTGTGGACTTAGTCCAGATGAGTACAATAGAATTTCTGTGTGCTCTAATGCGAAGCAGATATGGGATGCACTCCAAACTGCTCATGAAGGAACAAATCAAGTAAAGATATCAAGGATTGAACTACTCATGAGAAACTATGAGCTTTTCTCCATGAAGGAGTCTGAGCCCATCCAGAATATGATAACTAGGTTCACTATAATAACCAATGAACTGAAATCACTTGGAAATGTGTTTGCCTCAGAAGAGTTGGTTAGCAAAGTTCTAAGAATCCTTCCAGCTTCATGGGAATCAAAAGTAACTACAATCCAGGAAGCCAAGGAATTGGATAAAATctcacttgatgagttggttggaaacttaaaaactcatgaaatgagaAAGATAGAACTGCGCAAAGAAGAACCAAAGAAAGATAAGGCCTTAGTTCTTAAATCATTTGAGGATGATGAATCTAACTATGATGATCATGATCTAGCAATATTTTCCAAGTTCAAGAGGTTCATGAATAATTCCAAAAGTTCATCAAAGAAAGAGACCAGTAGTAAGCACAAACAGATCAACAAAGCTAACTATGATGGGTGCTACAAATTTGGCAAGCTAGATCACATGGTAAAGAACTGCCCAATGTGGGAAATCCAGCGGAGGAAAGAACGAGCTGAAAAGGAGAAACAAGAGAAGATGAGAGAAAATGGTTCCAACAAAGAAACAATCCTAGGCAAAAGATTTACTGAAGAAATGAAGCAGGCATTCTTGGCAGCATATGAGGATAGTGGGAGTgatcaagaagaagaaaataaggaTGAGGCTATAAGTCTTTATGCTGTGATTGATGAACACCAAGTTGTGAAGATAGAACCCCCAGGACAGCTTGGAATGCACATTGGAAGACCTCCTTTGTTTGATGAACACCACTATGATGAATAG